The following are from one region of the Actinoplanes sp. L3-i22 genome:
- a CDS encoding ankyrin repeat domain-containing protein gives MGDAYLAHHAVEMGDLESLREEIANGADIEAVLGNISLLQHALDVEISGIHGGHGMHVDLTALVLAAGADPFRKTGWNEISAVEMAEEGGHWLAVALFRAWGHRDS, from the coding sequence ATGGGCGACGCGTATCTCGCACACCACGCGGTAGAGATGGGCGACCTGGAAAGCCTGCGGGAGGAAATTGCAAACGGTGCTGACATCGAGGCCGTCCTCGGGAACATATCCCTACTCCAGCACGCTCTCGATGTAGAAATTTCAGGGATCCACGGAGGCCACGGCATGCACGTGGACCTAACGGCGCTAGTGCTAGCCGCCGGCGCCGACCCTTTCCGTAAGACTGGCTGGAACGAAATCAGCGCCGTCGAGATGGCAGAGGAAGGTGGCCACTGGCTCGCGGTCGCGCTCTTCCGCGCGTGGGGGCACCGCGATTCCTAA
- a CDS encoding deaminase domain-containing protein, which translates to MWQFIDPRASRGKGKSKFDTSIYVTARKPKSLRYRLIPAVVMGVVASQFVVPQTAQAEESTSPSPRLQAAIAWQSGGDSVRAAAAAALVGSDADLAEFLDTGWAEGTAADQRAAVLDILGSGGPAVQSAAQTALDSTDAKALTTFLQTGFAGAQDKDTRVRANQMLATSGPLLHAAVQKALDLEDVDALGAFLDTGWQHAFYADQRIQVLKIMQTGGKEVRAAAQRALDSENVNVLTEFIESGWAVATARDEETSSLTDLVNATADAGKRAAAATQEAKDQAAKAKTASASAKKAAQTAASEADQAGADAQRAARAAQQAAQAAKSAAASAKIAVNAAAAAERAAHTAASAATRAAAAAAATARKATDAQKAAGDAATDATKAGTARDAATKARDMAKATQKIADAAGQAGDAAVSAGEAALASVQAAADSVTAAANALAALEKLKATGKATAEAINAARRAKAQAERATQAANDAAAYANKAAQAAYRSKQAAASAITHALAAATAADEAADHAADANTAATRATTAANAATDAANEAVTAAESAQDVYDAARLADEERLAILMAEGEENAQDQSAAYDQAQHQIDWSATEADKRTAETNALIAAVKDPQTPSATAVTDARKVALNLAQSDSAWTRTTAIQALSADDEQALDFVNRGITLAAAQDDRATLQAMADSGSEALAKAANSALDGSDADVTVFLKNPTYPGLTAEDRTAVLNILAAAKNDGNVVTAQKAQAALDSESHDTIHAFVTSGQFVSAAADDRVRANNILADATSGPELKAQAQIALDSPPTILRSFLATSQYAARQKDYETASHNAEVLTLVNQAKSIAFDAVRGSQEAQRAAALARKDGNAATTWANAAAQSAKQAATYANNAIASANDAEKSASQAQVSAKTASDAATAARKSSAAASRSAVWAQTSLKNAKESAKKAVEAAQAAHDSAVDAKKSADEAKQAYTDAYNEVVNREKARIKNDRAIAFAVCTNENWPLPPNPDCIALESGVSQEMFEQGLANSSFCGRVHPQGSALFNSCVAHAFSPNFSTFEALNFADMELSTMKPFAELDLMFAGGLFCAEICTALGLLAAPDLLFGAGLYDILGAYGLSEVIGATVGAGGVNALEQKLIEQEFVEAGLQKGWIEAGFEEAVTIQKVKFDQFPLNINHLMSSIGKDCGETLGRCDEFLLKLLKQRMEVVSKNKNLAGVETRFEGEEHSILLADSGKFDREGFIPNVGMPENPKILNWTPLPGKNNRDKDSEYKIFNFLANQYKGQDLHGDLIVYSELPICVSCGGVIDQFHKLFPHVNIHYIPNWL; encoded by the coding sequence TTGTGGCAATTCATAGATCCCCGCGCCTCGCGCGGCAAGGGGAAGTCCAAATTTGATACCTCCATCTACGTGACGGCAAGAAAACCCAAATCCCTGCGCTACCGGCTAATCCCAGCCGTGGTTATGGGTGTCGTCGCCAGTCAGTTCGTCGTTCCTCAGACGGCCCAGGCAGAAGAATCCACTTCTCCCAGCCCCCGGCTCCAAGCAGCAATTGCCTGGCAATCAGGTGGCGACTCCGTGCGCGCGGCAGCCGCCGCCGCCCTCGTGGGCAGCGACGCTGATCTCGCTGAATTCCTCGACACCGGCTGGGCAGAAGGCACAGCTGCCGACCAGCGCGCAGCGGTGCTGGACATCCTGGGTTCCGGGGGCCCTGCCGTCCAGTCAGCTGCGCAGACAGCACTCGACTCCACCGACGCGAAGGCACTGACCACATTCCTGCAAACAGGATTCGCCGGCGCGCAGGACAAGGACACGCGGGTCCGCGCGAACCAGATGCTTGCGACGAGTGGCCCGCTGCTTCACGCTGCGGTCCAAAAGGCACTGGACCTAGAAGACGTCGATGCGCTCGGGGCATTCCTCGACACCGGCTGGCAGCATGCGTTTTACGCCGACCAGCGGATCCAAGTCCTTAAGATCATGCAGACGGGCGGGAAGGAGGTCCGCGCGGCCGCGCAGCGGGCCTTGGACTCCGAAAACGTCAACGTACTGACTGAGTTCATCGAATCGGGCTGGGCTGTTGCCACAGCTCGCGATGAGGAGACCTCGTCGCTGACCGACCTGGTCAATGCGACGGCCGATGCCGGCAAACGCGCCGCCGCCGCTACTCAGGAGGCGAAGGACCAAGCGGCCAAGGCCAAGACCGCCTCCGCGTCCGCCAAGAAGGCCGCTCAGACCGCGGCCAGTGAGGCTGACCAGGCGGGCGCAGATGCCCAGAGGGCCGCGCGGGCCGCACAGCAGGCCGCCCAGGCGGCGAAGAGCGCCGCCGCATCCGCCAAGATCGCGGTGAATGCAGCAGCCGCTGCAGAACGTGCTGCACACACGGCAGCATCAGCGGCCACCCGTGCGGCTGCGGCCGCAGCCGCCACCGCCCGAAAGGCAACCGACGCGCAGAAGGCAGCCGGCGACGCCGCAACTGACGCCACCAAGGCCGGCACCGCCCGGGACGCGGCTACAAAAGCGCGCGACATGGCCAAGGCTACCCAAAAAATCGCAGATGCCGCAGGGCAGGCCGGTGACGCTGCCGTCTCGGCCGGTGAAGCAGCTCTGGCGTCTGTCCAAGCGGCGGCGGACTCGGTGACTGCGGCTGCCAACGCACTGGCTGCATTGGAAAAGCTGAAGGCCACCGGCAAGGCTACGGCGGAGGCGATCAACGCCGCCAGGCGCGCCAAGGCGCAAGCAGAACGCGCCACGCAGGCCGCCAACGACGCCGCCGCCTACGCGAACAAGGCCGCGCAGGCTGCCTACCGGTCGAAGCAGGCCGCGGCAAGCGCCATCACCCATGCCCTCGCCGCAGCGACCGCGGCTGATGAAGCGGCGGACCACGCGGCCGATGCGAACACGGCAGCGACCCGGGCCACCACCGCCGCCAACGCCGCGACCGATGCCGCGAACGAAGCAGTCACGGCGGCCGAATCCGCCCAAGATGTCTACGACGCCGCACGCCTGGCCGACGAAGAGCGACTCGCGATCCTGATGGCCGAAGGCGAAGAGAACGCCCAGGATCAAAGCGCCGCGTACGACCAAGCACAGCACCAGATCGACTGGAGCGCCACCGAGGCTGACAAGCGCACAGCGGAAACGAACGCGCTGATCGCCGCGGTCAAGGACCCGCAGACGCCCTCAGCGACCGCCGTGACCGACGCCCGCAAAGTCGCGCTTAACCTCGCGCAATCCGACTCCGCGTGGACACGAACCACCGCGATCCAGGCTCTCAGCGCCGACGACGAGCAGGCACTCGACTTCGTCAACCGCGGCATCACCCTCGCCGCAGCCCAGGACGACCGAGCCACTCTGCAGGCGATGGCCGACTCCGGCAGCGAGGCGCTGGCAAAAGCCGCGAACTCCGCGCTGGACGGCTCCGACGCCGACGTCACCGTGTTCCTCAAAAATCCCACATACCCAGGCCTGACCGCTGAAGACCGCACTGCCGTCCTGAACATCCTGGCAGCCGCCAAGAATGACGGGAACGTCGTTACGGCGCAGAAGGCTCAAGCCGCGCTTGACTCGGAATCCCACGACACCATTCATGCATTCGTCACCAGCGGGCAGTTCGTGTCAGCAGCCGCCGATGACCGAGTTCGAGCGAACAACATCCTCGCTGACGCGACCAGCGGACCAGAACTGAAGGCTCAGGCCCAGATCGCCCTGGACTCACCTCCGACCATTCTCCGCAGCTTCCTGGCGACCAGCCAATACGCAGCACGCCAGAAGGACTACGAGACCGCGTCCCACAACGCGGAGGTGCTCACTCTGGTCAATCAGGCGAAATCAATAGCCTTCGATGCGGTCCGAGGTTCCCAGGAGGCGCAGCGCGCCGCCGCGCTGGCCCGCAAGGACGGCAACGCCGCCACCACATGGGCCAACGCGGCTGCGCAGTCCGCCAAGCAGGCAGCTACCTACGCCAATAACGCCATTGCCTCCGCGAACGACGCCGAGAAATCGGCTTCTCAAGCCCAGGTATCCGCCAAAACAGCGTCTGATGCTGCTACTGCGGCCCGTAAATCGTCCGCGGCAGCGTCCCGATCGGCGGTCTGGGCACAGACCTCCCTCAAAAACGCAAAGGAATCCGCCAAAAAGGCAGTCGAGGCAGCCCAGGCAGCCCATGATTCTGCTGTCGATGCCAAGAAGAGCGCAGATGAGGCCAAGCAGGCCTATACGGATGCCTACAACGAGGTCGTGAATAGAGAAAAGGCTCGAATCAAGAACGATCGAGCCATTGCTTTCGCGGTTTGCACAAATGAGAACTGGCCGCTCCCCCCGAACCCTGACTGCATTGCTCTGGAGAGCGGCGTCAGCCAGGAAATGTTCGAACAGGGTCTAGCGAACTCATCGTTCTGCGGGCGTGTCCATCCACAAGGAAGCGCGCTCTTCAACTCGTGCGTCGCGCACGCCTTCAGTCCCAACTTCAGCACGTTCGAAGCCCTGAACTTCGCTGATATGGAACTCTCGACGATGAAGCCGTTCGCCGAACTCGATTTGATGTTCGCGGGAGGGCTCTTCTGCGCAGAGATATGTACGGCACTGGGCCTGCTGGCCGCGCCCGACCTGCTGTTCGGCGCCGGCCTCTACGACATCCTGGGGGCATACGGGCTCAGCGAGGTAATCGGCGCGACTGTCGGGGCCGGCGGCGTAAACGCGCTCGAACAGAAGCTGATTGAACAGGAATTCGTGGAGGCCGGCCTCCAGAAGGGCTGGATCGAGGCCGGCTTCGAAGAAGCTGTAACCATACAAAAGGTCAAATTTGACCAGTTCCCCCTAAACATCAACCACCTGATGTCCTCGATCGGAAAAGACTGCGGCGAGACTCTCGGGCGGTGCGACGAGTTCCTTTTGAAGCTTCTGAAACAGCGCATGGAAGTCGTCTCAAAAAATAAAAACCTGGCTGGGGTCGAAACCAGGTTCGAAGGCGAGGAGCACAGCATCCTACTTGCCGACAGCGGCAAATTCGACCGCGAGGGATTCATTCCTAACGTAGGCATGCCCGAGAACCCCAAGATTCTTAATTGGACCCCCTTGCCTGGCAAGAACAATCGCGATAAGGATTCCGAATACAAGATTTTCAACTTCCTGGCCAACCAGTACAAGGGTCAAGACCTCCACGGTGATCTGATCGTATATAGCGAGCTGCCGATCTGCGTTTCCTGCGGCGGAGTCATCGACCAGTTCCATAAACTGTTCCCGCATGTAAATATTCATTACATTCCCAACTGGCTGTAG
- a CDS encoding tachylectin-related carbohydrate-binding protein, which translates to MPAFAVGGAEATGTTYDFVAKVSVGSGAGARGCSGALVAPQWIVTAADCFASDGKVAAGVPAVATTATVGRADLTETDGLVAPVVYLVPNLDRGVVLAKLATPATGITPVVVGASAPSTGDELTVAGFGRTATEWVPKKLHTGTFGVTAADDTALTIAGSSESSVICKGDAGGPALRSTSSGLELVALNQRTWQGGCLGETETRREAVEIRVDNLAGWIKQTTVADVSIFGTLADGHLTYSAIVSSSGDRLTTVTSTATLGFTPKALATLNANTLLATDTAGVLYRVDVTGVNPALTFNAPVKVGTGWTHDLLAYDGDGSLFGIAANTLRRYTVTSAKPEASNIINNTVIGSGFALKTLTATGPDWILGTTDAGVLRSYYIDPVGKWTGYSLVTTGWAGPTHLVSPGNGIYYARNGSGRLDWYTDGAPFDGKGTDIASHSSDPVDASGWNQTLLSAAPLRAFPQNAADVSVFGVDDTNHLTYTATDAFGAPIAAVTSAATLPFEAKAIATLNYDTVLVTATTGRLFRIDVTTTLPVLTFAAPVDLAGGWTHDMLAYDGAGSLFGIASGTLRRYTITSTKPVAANITANTSIGTGFTLKAFTTTGRGWILGNTSDGRLVSYNIDDAGKWTGYTLATSGWDIYTRLASPGNGMYYGVTAEGTVGYFRDAAPYDGKGTDIEGTASTPEAPRKWSSKLVSAVPFIS; encoded by the coding sequence GTGCCTGCCTTCGCCGTGGGCGGGGCTGAGGCCACCGGTACGACGTACGACTTCGTGGCGAAGGTGTCGGTCGGCTCTGGAGCCGGCGCACGGGGCTGCAGCGGCGCGCTGGTCGCACCGCAGTGGATCGTCACGGCAGCGGACTGTTTCGCCAGCGATGGCAAGGTCGCCGCGGGAGTCCCGGCGGTCGCCACGACCGCGACGGTGGGACGTGCTGACCTGACCGAGACCGATGGGCTCGTGGCGCCGGTGGTCTATCTGGTCCCGAACCTCGACCGTGGCGTGGTCCTGGCCAAGCTGGCGACGCCGGCGACCGGTATCACCCCTGTCGTGGTGGGCGCCTCCGCGCCGAGCACGGGTGATGAGCTGACCGTGGCCGGCTTCGGCCGGACCGCCACCGAGTGGGTGCCCAAGAAGCTGCACACCGGAACATTCGGGGTGACCGCCGCCGATGACACCGCGTTGACCATCGCGGGCAGCAGCGAGTCCTCGGTGATCTGCAAGGGCGACGCCGGCGGCCCGGCGCTGCGCTCGACCAGCTCCGGCCTGGAACTGGTGGCCCTGAACCAGCGGACGTGGCAGGGTGGCTGCCTCGGCGAGACGGAGACTCGCCGAGAGGCCGTCGAGATCCGGGTGGACAACCTGGCCGGTTGGATCAAGCAGACCACTGTCGCCGATGTGTCGATCTTCGGCACCCTCGCGGACGGTCACCTGACCTACTCGGCGATCGTATCCAGCTCGGGTGACCGCCTGACCACCGTGACCTCCACGGCGACTCTGGGATTCACGCCCAAGGCGCTCGCCACGCTCAACGCCAACACCCTGCTGGCCACCGACACCGCGGGCGTGCTGTACCGGGTCGACGTCACCGGGGTGAATCCGGCGCTGACGTTCAACGCCCCGGTCAAGGTGGGAACCGGCTGGACGCACGACTTGCTGGCCTACGACGGCGACGGGTCGCTGTTCGGCATCGCCGCGAACACGCTACGCCGCTACACCGTCACCAGCGCGAAGCCCGAGGCCTCGAACATCATCAACAACACGGTGATCGGTAGCGGCTTCGCGCTCAAGACCCTGACCGCGACCGGCCCGGACTGGATCCTCGGAACCACCGACGCCGGCGTGCTGCGGTCCTACTACATCGACCCGGTCGGCAAGTGGACCGGCTACTCGCTGGTCACCACCGGCTGGGCCGGCCCCACTCACCTGGTGTCGCCCGGCAACGGGATCTACTACGCCCGTAACGGCAGCGGCCGGCTCGACTGGTACACCGACGGGGCGCCGTTCGATGGCAAGGGCACCGACATCGCCAGCCACAGCAGTGACCCGGTCGACGCCAGCGGCTGGAACCAGACCCTGCTCTCCGCGGCCCCGCTGCGCGCCTTCCCGCAGAACGCCGCCGACGTGTCGGTCTTCGGTGTCGACGACACCAACCACCTCACCTACACCGCCACTGACGCCTTCGGCGCGCCGATCGCCGCCGTGACCTCAGCGGCAACGCTGCCGTTCGAGGCCAAGGCCATCGCCACCCTCAACTACGACACGGTGCTCGTCACCGCGACGACCGGGCGGCTGTTCCGGATCGATGTCACCACCACCCTGCCGGTCCTGACCTTCGCCGCTCCGGTGGACCTCGCCGGCGGCTGGACCCACGACATGCTGGCCTACGACGGCGCCGGTTCGCTGTTCGGCATCGCCTCCGGCACCCTGCGCCGGTACACGATCACCAGCACCAAGCCGGTCGCTGCCAACATCACCGCCAATACCTCGATCGGCACGGGCTTCACCCTCAAGGCGTTCACCACGACCGGTCGCGGCTGGATCCTGGGTAACACCAGCGATGGCCGGCTGGTCTCGTACAACATCGACGACGCCGGCAAGTGGACCGGCTACACCCTGGCCACCAGCGGCTGGGACATCTACACCCGCCTGGCCTCACCCGGCAATGGCATGTACTACGGCGTCACCGCGGAAGGCACCGTGGGCTACTTCCGCGACGCGGCCCCCTACGACGGCAAGGGCACCGACATCGAAGGCACCGCGTCGACCCCTGAGGCCCCGCGCAAGTGGAGCTCCAAGCTCGTCTCTGCTGTGCCATTCATCTCCTGA